In a genomic window of Urocitellus parryii isolate mUroPar1 chromosome 11, mUroPar1.hap1, whole genome shotgun sequence:
- the LOC144249388 gene encoding intelectin-1a-like, with the protein MTQFSFLLFLTVASRGCSAAVDSTDSEEWAWSSLSPSLPRSCKEIKGKYFNADDGLYLLRAKNGVIYQTFCDMTSAGGGWTLVASVHENNVAGKCTVGDRWSSQQGNRADYPEGDGNWANYNTFGSAEAATSDDYKNPGYYDIQAADLGIWHVPNKSPMENWRNSSLLRYRTTTGFFQHLEHNLFGLYQVHRAVGWRALKCLGWRDKSALWSHVLIEWLEKSKLLHCS; encoded by the exons ATGACCCAATTCAGCTTCCTGCTATTTCTCACTGTGGCCAGCAGAGGATGCAGTGCTG CTGTGGACAGTACTGATTCCGAGGAATGGGCCTGGTCTTCATTGTCTCCATCTCTGCCTAGAAGCtgcaaagaaatcaaagggaaataCTTTAATGCAGATG ATGGCCTGTATCTCCTCCGGGCCAAGAATGGTGTCATCTACCAGACCTTCTGTGACATGACCTCTGCGGGTGGTGGCTGGACCCTGGTGGCCAGTGTGCACGAGAACAACGTGGCTGGGAAGTGCACGGTGGGCGATCGGTGGTCCAGCCAGCAGGGCAACAGAGCAGACTACCCAGAGGGGGACGGCAACTGGGCCAATTACAACACCTTCGGGTCTGCAGAGGCGGCCACCAGTGACGACTACAAG AACCCTGGCTACTACGACATCCAGGCTGCGGACCTGGGCATCTGGCATGTGCCCAACAAGAGCCCCATGGAGAACTGGCGGAACAGCTCTCTGCTGAGGTACCGCACCACGACTGGCTTCTTCCAGCATCTGGAACATAATCTGTTTGGCCTCTATCAGGTACACAGGGCTGTTGGCTGGAGAGCACTTAAGTGTTTGGGATGGAGGGACAAATCAGCTCTCTGGAGCCATGTCCTGATTGAGTGGCTGGAAAAATCAAAGTTGTTGCATTGCTCATGA